The genomic region CACGACCTGCGATATGGCAGTCTGCCCCCACATCCATGCGGAAGACGAGGCTGAGCAGCATCTTTGGACGCCTGATGGTTAAGTGGGTTTACCCCTGGCAGACCAGAAAATTGAATAGCGGGCTGTAGCGCAGCTTGGTAGCGCACCTGACTGGGGTCAAATGGGGCGCAGGTCCAAATACTGGCAGCTCGACCAGCAGAATCCCTGATGAGAATTTCTGGTCAGGGAATTTCTGTATTCTCTGGATTTACGGAATTGCTTGTCATTTGGCGCGCCGTATCGTGGGAGACGTGGGCGGGAATCGGCGTTGTACGGACCACCAGCTGATTGGGGCCGTTGCCGGATCGACCTCGTGGCGTGATGCGCCGCTAGTATCGACGTCGTCCGGAGCCATGAGGTCGGTGCGGGCCCGAGCGGGTTCAATAGTTATGAAATATGGGGTGTTGACAATGTCAACGCTTTTCGCGTCGTACCGGGCGGTACATCGGCCGGACTGGCTCGGATTGCCGGTGTTTTCGCGGATTCCCAGTGTTTGCCAGGCTTGGAATGCAGTTCGAGTCCCACCTCGGGCACGTGTTTTCCCTGCTCAGGGGCTTGTGGGCCGCTGAGTGTGTACAAATCTCCTTATATGGGCCCCTGCGGGGGCCCATTTTTGTTGGTGATGGCTCCTTCTCTGGGCTTGGACAGCGGTGTTGCTGTGTACTCCTTCATGGCCGGGAGCGCCTGAACTGCATGACTTGCAGCGACATCGGATCAAATTCTCGTGATCGTCCCGGTCGGCCGCTGGAACTCCTGGGAAATTCTCGTCATGCCCTCGATGATGTTCTCGAGCATCTGGTTGGGCCGGGCGGACCGATCGGGCTTGGTGACGACCGGGGCGATGCCGGCCCGGCCAGCCGCCAGGGCTTCGTTCGGTCCCGGCCGTTCGTTGTTCCTGCCGGTCAGGCCGTGGTCACCATTGATCAGGCCCTCGGGGCCCACCCCCGTAAGCGCCTGAGGCCCAACCGCAGTTTCTAGCAAGGCGTGGATTGTGCATGCCTGCTGGTCGCATTCGTGGACTCGTCGCACGAGGGATGCTGCGCTGATGACCAGCGGCGGTTATCCATGATCAGTGGCAGAAGGGCCGCAGGGGAGGGAGCAACGGCGGCGGCCTGCGAGGCTTCCTCGGCCTCCCCGTATCCCCAGAGTGCGAATATTGTGGGGATTCCGTGTTTAGCTGCTCCCGCGACGTCGTAGCTTCGGTCTCCGACCATTGCGGGACTGGAGACGTCTACGCCTGTGGAATGGAGCCGAAGCAGCAATTCGGCGATGACGTCTGCCTTGCTCGCTCTTCCCTCGGTATCTGATGCTCCGCATACATTGATGAAGTGGCAATCAATTCCGAACATTCGTGCCAGTCTTATTGCTTGATCTTCAACCTTGGACGTGGCTACGGCCATCGGAACGCCGGCCGAATGTAGGCGTTCCAGTAGATCGATGATTCCGTCGTATGGGCTGGACTGTTCGGCGCCGTGCTCGGCGTATGCGTTGCGGTAGTGTTGGAGGGCCTTTTGGGCGGTTTTTTCGTCCAGTTGTGAGACGGTTCTGAAGGACTCGATCATCGGTGGTCCGACGAATCTGCGCAGTGTGTCCATCGATGGGACCGGTGCGCCTACAGCGGCCAAGGCCTGGGCAGCGCTTGCTGTAACGCCTGGTGCTGAGTCCAAAAGCGTTCCGTCCATGTCGAACAGGATGCAGCTTATGCCAGTGGACGGGGTTTGGTGCAGGTGTGTCATTCTTTTCGAGGTCTTTCGGTCTTGAAGTTTGGTTCCATTCCGGTTGTACCCGGGGGATTATCGCGGTGAAGGGTAGGCATGGATCGAGTGAGTCTTGATCAGATAGATCAGAGGATTCTTGCGGAGCTCACGAAGAACGCCCGCATGAGCCACGCAGAACTGGCGACCAAAGTCCTCCTGTCGCGGAATGCTGTGCGCCAGCGGATCGAACGGATGGAGCGGCAGGGGTATATCCAGGGGTACACGATTGTTGCCGGCCCACCGGGCCAGGGCCCGGTGTCCGCTTTCCTGATGGTTTACCGGAAGGACCGGGTGCGGGGGGCTGACGTCATCTCCGTTTTACGGTCTATTCCCGAAGTGGTTCTGTGCGACGTCGTGAGCGGTGACTATGACCTCCTGGTGAGGGTCGAGGCCCGGTCGCTGGAGAGGGTTCAGGAGATCTGGGAGCAGATCGCGGCCATTCCCGGAGTCACGGACACGGTCACGGCCATGACGCTGTCCAGTTACATCAGGCGGGGCGCCAGTGGTGCCCGGGCCACGGAGTGAAGTGATCAGACCCCGCATGTGTCCGTACTCCTGACTGGCAGCACGGCGGATTCAAGCAGCGACTGGGCAGCCTCCCGGCCCAAGAGCTTCCTTCTGGTGACGACGTTCAGAATGGTTGACCCGTCCTGAAGGGCTTCCTTTGCCACCGCTGCTGCTGCGGCATACCCGATGGCCGGTATTAGGGCCGTTGCGAGACCCACCGAGACTGACGTCTGGCGGGCGAGGTGTCCGGTGTTCGCTTCGATACCCTCCACGCAGTATCGACGAAGGGCGTGCGATCCGTTTTCGACCCATGAAATGCTTTGAAGAAGGAAATGGGCAATTACAGGTTCGAAGGCATTGAGTTGGAGTTGCCCATTGTCTGCAGCCATCGTGACTGTTGTGTCAGCTCCGGCGACTGCGAAGGCGATCTGATTCATGGCCTCCGGGATTACAGGGTTGACCTTTCCCGGCATGATTGATGACCCGGCCTGGCGCGGGGGCAGGATAATGTCGCCGAAGCCATTCTGTGGACCGCTCGACAGCAGCCGTAGGTCGCTGCTGATTTTGGACAGCTTTATGGCTGTGCGCTTCAGCATGCCCGACAAGTGCATGAAAACACCGACGTCGGACGTCGCTTCGATGAGGTCGGCGGCGGGAACGACCGGGACGCCGGAGACCTCGGAGAGCGCCAGAAGCACGCGTTGCTGATACCCCGGCTCGGCGGTGATACCGGTCCCGATGGCGGTGGCGCCCAGGCTGCACTCGAGCAGCAGCGCTGTGGATTCCATCAGCCTGGAGCGGTCTTCTTCCAGCGTC from Arthrobacter sp. NicSoilB8 harbors:
- a CDS encoding recombinase family protein gives rise to the protein MLETAVGPQALTGVGPEGLINGDHGLTGRNNERPGPNEALAAGRAGIAPVVTKPDRSARPNQMLENIIEGMTRISQEFQRPTGTITRI
- a CDS encoding HAD hydrolase-like protein is translated as MTHLHQTPSTGISCILFDMDGTLLDSAPGVTASAAQALAAVGAPVPSMDTLRRFVGPPMIESFRTVSQLDEKTAQKALQHYRNAYAEHGAEQSSPYDGIIDLLERLHSAGVPMAVATSKVEDQAIRLARMFGIDCHFINVCGASDTEGRASKADVIAELLLRLHSTGVDVSSPAMVGDRSYDVAGAAKHGIPTIFALWGYGEAEEASQAAAVAPSPAALLPLIMDNRRWSSAQHPSCDESTNATSRHAQSTPC
- a CDS encoding Lrp/AsnC family transcriptional regulator codes for the protein MDRVSLDQIDQRILAELTKNARMSHAELATKVLLSRNAVRQRIERMERQGYIQGYTIVAGPPGQGPVSAFLMVYRKDRVRGADVISVLRSIPEVVLCDVVSGDYDLLVRVEARSLERVQEIWEQIAAIPGVTDTVTAMTLSSYIRRGASGARATE
- a CDS encoding aspartate ammonia-lyase, which encodes MTSRIETDSLGSVPVPATAYWGAHTARALENFTISGIPISRHPHLVRALAMIKNAAAQANCELGILDPREATAIREACQEIQDGHHHEQFCVDVIQGGAGTSTNMNANEVIANLALEKLGHRRGDYQHLHPIDHVNRCQSTNDTYPTAIKLALIFATAELHRELGKLAESARSKGAEFADVVKMGRTQLQDAVPMTLGQEFNAFAATLEEDRSRLMESTALLLECSLGATAIGTGITAEPGYQQRVLLALSEVSGVPVVPAADLIEATSDVGVFMHLSGMLKRTAIKLSKISSDLRLLSSGPQNGFGDIILPPRQAGSSIMPGKVNPVIPEAMNQIAFAVAGADTTVTMAADNGQLQLNAFEPVIAHFLLQSISWVENGSHALRRYCVEGIEANTGHLARQTSVSVGLATALIPAIGYAAAAAVAKEALQDGSTILNVVTRRKLLGREAAQSLLESAVLPVRSTDTCGV